TGCCCAATCCAAGTTTTTGCCTTCAAAAGAGATTTTGAGGCAAATGCGTTCCCGTAAAGGAGGCTAAGCGTGTGTCGCTTGTGAGGTGGGATAGATTGAGCCGCACAGCCAGCGATGGCAGAGGTGTTTGCGAGTGTGGTGATAATGTTGTATATTAGCACTCGCTATCAGTGAGTGCTAAAAATTTGAAACTCTGTGTAGTCCAAATGCGTTTTAGCACTCCGAATTTTGTTAGGAACTTAATTAAATCAGCAAACCCAAACTCGAGCAAACCCAAACTTGGAGGAACAGTTATGAAGATTCAACCTCTGGCAGATCGCGTCGTTGTGCGTCCAGCGCCCGCTGAAGAGAAAACCAAAGGCGGTCTATACATCCCTGACACTGGCAAGGAAAAGCCGCAATACGGCGAAGTCGTGGCAGTCGGGGAAGGCAAGCAAACTGACAACGGCACTGTTATTAAGCCACAGGTAAAGGTGGGTCAAAAGGTGCTCTATGGCAAGTATTCTGGCACCGAAATCAACATTGATGGCGAAGAACTGCTCATTATGCGTGAAAGTGACATCTTTGCAATTCTGAACTAACACAAGTTTCGCTAACCCTTAAAACCATTAAGGAAGAACACTATGGCAGCAAAGTTGATTTACTTTAACGCAGAAGGTCGTGCCGCATTGAAGCGTGGCGTCGACAAACTTGCGGACGCTGTAAAAGTAACGCTAGGTCCAAAAGGACGCAATGTCGTAATTGAAAAGAAGTTCGGTCCACCGACCGTTACGAAGGACGGTGTAACCGTCGCAAAGGAAATCGAGCTGGAAGATCCACTGGAAAATATGGGTGCGCAGATGGTGCGCGAGGTTGCCTCTAAAACCAGCGATGTGGCAGGCGATGGCACCACCACTGCAACGGTTCTGGCGCAAGCCATTTTCCGCGAAGGCTTGAAGAACGTTACAGCTGGCGCCAACCCAATGGACCTAAAGCGCGGCATTGATATGGCAGTGCATGCCATTGTCGAAGAGCTCAAGAAAATTAGCCGCCCCATCTCCAGCAAGAAGGAAATTGCTCAGGTTGGCACCATTTCAGCTAATAACGACAAAGAAATTGGCGACCTCATTGCCGAAGCGATGGAAAAGGTTGGCAAGGACGGCGTCATTACCGTTGAGGAAGCAAAAGGCACTGAGACCGAGCTGAAGGTCGTTGAAGGTATGCAGTTCGACCGCGGCTATCTCTCGCCTTACTTTGTAACCAATGCCGAGACAATGGAGGCTGAGCTTGAGGAGCCGCTGATTCTGATTCACGACAAGAAGATTTCCTCAATGAAGGACTTGCTCCCCATTCTGGAAAAGGTAGTGCAGATGGGCAAGTCGCTGCTCATTATCGCTGAGGAAGTCGAGGGCGAGGCGTTGGCAACATTGGTTGTCAATAAGCTGCGTGGCACGCTAAAGGTCGTTGCGGTCAAAGCTCCAGGCTTCGGTGATCGTCGTAAGGCAATGCTGGAAGACATTGCCATTCTCACAGGTGGTACGGTCATCAGCGAAGAGAAGGGCTACAAGCTCGAAAACGCCACGATTGCTTATCTGGGTCAAGCCAAGCGTGTCGTAGTCGACAAGGATAACACGACCATCGTCGAGGGTAAGGGCAAGTCAGACCAAATTAAAGCTCGCATCAATGAAATCAAGATGCAGATTGAAAAAGCCACCAGCGACTACGACAAAGAGAAACTGCAAGAGCGCTTGGCAAAGCTGTCAGGTGGCGTAGCAGTGATCAACATCGGTGCAAGCACCGAAGTTGAAATGAAAGAGAAGAAAGCCCGTGTAGAAGATGCCTTGCATGCAACTCGCGCAGCCGTTCAGGAAGGCATTGTGCCTGGTGGAGGCGTAGCGCTGATTCGCGCGGCTCGTGCACTGGACAATCTCAAGCCAGAAAACGATGACCAAAGGACAGGTATTGAAATTGTCCGCCGTGCAATTGAGGAGCCGCTGCGAATGATTGTAGCGAATACAGGCACGATGGACGGCGCTGTCGTGCTGCAAAAAGTGAAGGAAGGCAAAGACGACTTTGGTTTCAACGCGCGCACGGAGCAGTATGAAAATCTGATTCAGTCAGGCGTGGTTGACCCAACCAAAGTAACACGCACAGCGCTCGAAAATGCAGCGTCTGTGGCAAGCTTGCTGCTAACAACCGAAGCCGTCATCGTGGAGAAGAAAGAGGAAGAAAAGACTCCAGCTCCTGCTGGCGGTGGAATGGGCGGAATGTATTAATCCTGTCCCAAAAGGAGCAGAGTGCAGGGCTGATTTGCCATGCGCAAGTCAGCCCTTCGTATTTTCCAAACATTGGTTTCCTTAGTGAGGGAAGGCGAAGTATCACGAAGAAGCTAAGGAGTAGAGATTCTCGACTGAAATGTGTATTTTCGTGCGTAACGGAAACCCAAACCAATCAACAAATAGAAAAATGAAGATGGCACGCTCTTTGGCCTCTGCGATAGGGCTTGCAGGTATCTGCTTGCTTGCGATGAGCTTACAGTCAGGCTGTTCAAGTTGCAAAAAGGAGGAAGGTTTAGGGCTTAAGCGCCCAGACGATAGTGCCTTGATTGCGCAGCAAAAGCTAATGGAGGAATATCAAAAGACATTGGCGGAGCCTGCGCAGCGAAGCGGTGAAATTCAGATTGAAAAAAAGGTAACCTACACAACTGTGCCTGCGCCAGAAAGCGACCAAGCAGGAGGCACTCAGATTGCTAAGCCCAAGTTTAATTACCAAGCCTTAGACGAAGTGATGGAAAACTTGCAGGAGACCTTGATTCCAACCGTGAAATCTAATGCAGCACGTCTGGGCAAAACAGGCGGCGCAATTGCATTTAATGTCGTGGTCACGCCAGATGGCAAGGTCAAGCAAATCAACATTTCTCAGAACGACTTAGATGAGCAAACTGCCAATGCTGTAAAGGCTGTCATCAACCGCACAAAGTTTCCAACTTGGAACCCTGCGGAACTAAAAGAGTATAAGAGTGAGAGAATTAAAATTCAGTTCTGAGCGTTCACGCAAAAAGTGCTGAAAGGAAACGGAACTCTAACTCTTAATACAGCAATGGCAAACATCAACTTTGGGTTTGATTATCACATTCGTAAGCTGTATCACCCGCGAATTGAAGATAGCATCAATCAAATGCGAGGTATGCTCGTCCCGATGGTGATTGAAACCTCAGGACGCGGCGAACGTGCATTTGACATTTTCTCACGCCTACTGCGTGAGCGCATTGTCTTCTATGGCACAGTGGTCGATGACCACTCGGCAAGTCTGGTGATGGCGCAGCTGATTTTCCTCGAGTCCGAAGACCCTGAGCGAGATATTTATATGTATATCAACTCGCCGGGCGGCAGCGTCTCAGCTGGACTTGGGGTCTATGACACGATGCAGTTCATTCGCCCTGATGTCTCCACTGTGTGCGTCGGAATGGCAGCCTCAATGGGGGCGCTGCTCTTGGCTGCAGGGGCAAAGGGCAAGCGCGGTTCTTTGCCGCACGCCCGTATTATGATTCATCAGCCCTCTGGCGGTGCGCAAGGTCAAGAAACCGATATCCTGATTATGGCACGTGAGATTGAACGCACGCGTCGTATGCTTGATGAAATTCTGGCAAAGCATACAGGTCAGCCGATTGAGAAAGTGCATCAAGATTCCGAGCGCGACCGCTGGATGAGTGCCCAAGAGGCAAAGGAATACGGGATTATCGACGAGATTTTTGAAAAACGCCCTATGCCCGATAAGAAAAACTAAAGGCGAATGGAATGAGAAAGCCGCTCCGTCTGGAGCGGCTTTAATTTTCCACACAGTGCAAGCCAGGGAGCGCTAAGTTTTGCTCAGTTCCGTAATAACGCAGTTGCAACTTCCCTTAGCAAGAAGATCGCCTGAGGCATTAGATATGTGGCACTCTGCGTGGATGATGCGTCGACCACGCCGGACTACCTTTGCTCTTGCTGTAATTACTTCCCCGAGCTTTGCACTGCGCAGAAAGTCCACTGCAAGGTTAATAGCAACAAAGAAATGGGTATCGTCCAGCGTGTAGATGGCAATACCCATTGCTTCGTCCATAATCGTTGCCACAATGCCGCCGTGCAAAATTCCAACGGGGTTCGTCATATCAGGGCGGACGACAAAGTCGGCGATGAACTCGCCAGCTTCTGCGTGGCGAATCGTGCCGTTCAGCCATCGCCCCACTGGTGAAGGATGCTGATCGCCAAATGATTGACCGATGCGCGATTGCAAGTATGCTAATGCTGCGTTCATTCTTTTGTGCGCTTTTTAAGTTCAGAAAACTGCCTTTTGGTGATGGGTAAGTGCTGGCTGCGACATAAAAGAGCGTTATAGCGAACCCGTCTTGCTTGCAAGTTCTGTAGCCATTTCACGGACAGTGCTGGCAGGGGCTAATGATGTGTAATGAGCATATCTAATGCACGCAAACCTGCTTTCATCTTGCTAAGGGTTTCTTCATACTCTTTTTCGGGTTTCGAGTCCGCTACGATGCCCGCTGCAGCCTGAAGGTAGATGCGCGCGTCGCCTCGAGTTTGCTGTGCAATCATTGTGCGGATGGCAATAGCCATCTTGAGGTTACCTTGAAAGTCTATGTAACCAATTGCTCCGCCGTAGAGTCCGCGTCGCTCTTGCTCTAACTCGTAGATAATCTCCATCGCCCGAATTTTCGGTGCACCTGTCAGTGTGCCAGCAGGGAAGCACGACCAAAACGCATCAAGCGGTGAAAGTTCCTCTCGCAACTCACCCCGCACATTGCTAACAAGGTGCATGACGTGTGAATAACGCTCAATTACCATCTGCTCAGTAACGGTAACCGAGCCGATTTTTGCAATTCGACCAATATCGTTGCGGCTAAGGTCAATGAGCATAAGGTGCTCTGCACGTTCTTTTTCATCACCGAGCAGGTCTTTTGCCGTTGCAATATCTGCTTCTATGGTCTCGCCGCGCGGACGAGTGCCAGCAATAGGGCGGGTCTCCACCCAGCGCTTGCCATCGTGAGAGGTGACGCTGACAAGCAACTCTGGCGACGAACCAATAATTTGCACAGAGCCTAAGTCAAAGTAATAGCAATACGGTGAAGGATTAATGGTGCGCAGGGCACGATAGACATCAAACGGCTTAGCGTTCAAGCGGCGCTCCAAACGCTGTGAGATTTGCACTTGGAACACATCGCCTGCAAAGATGTAATCTTTCGCTCGCTGAACCTTCTGCAGGTAGGCTTCACGGGAGAGGTTTGAAACAATCGCTTCAGGCTGTTCCTTGCTCAGTGTAATGTCAGCAAGGTTGAGGGCTGCAGTAAGCTGCTGTTTGAGCTGGCATAGCTTTTCCTCAGCTGCGGCACGGTAATGCTCACTGGTATAATTGGTAACCAAAGCGACCTTGCGAGCCACATTATCGAAGACGACGAGCGTATCGTAAAACCCGAGCCAGATGTCAGGCAGAGAGCACGGCAGTTCCTTCGAGGGAACAGGCAGCTTTTCAATAAAGGCAGCAGCATCATAGCCGATGAAACCAAATGCGCCTGATGTAGCCATCTTTATGCGATTGGGTAAGGTAGGGCTGGAGAAAGCATCAAGCAAGATTTGGACCTGCTCCGGAATGGGTAGCGAATCATCAAGCAGTGCTTCTAAACGCTCAAACTGTTCGTCTAATATGGACAGTTCTCGCCTGCCACTGAGCCATGCCTGAAAAATGGCAAACGGCTCGAGCGCAATGTAAGAAAAACGCGCGATGCGCTCCTCACCCTCAACAGACTCGAGCAAACAGGCGTTTGGTTTGCCTAGCTTGAGAAAGAGCGAGATAGGCGTTTCAGTATCGGCAAGATGCGTTTCAATGAGGGGGCAGAGTTGAAAATGAACACCCTTTTTGGCAGAACAGATGCGCTTTTGCATTTTTGCGGTCTTATGTTTTTACACTTCGGTTGAGGCAAAAGTAGCAGTATGCCACTTGACAAGAAAACGTTTCGCGAAAGTAAGACGGTTCGCGTTGTCATCTTCATCGGCTTCTTAGCTGCAGTAACGGCTCTCTTTCCCCGAAATAAAATCTCGTCGCTAAGCTACGAAGTAGGCTCCGTGTGGCTACAAGATGATGTAACTGCGCCCTTCACGTTCCCTGTCTACAAAAAAGAGGAGGTGTATGAACAGGAGAAAAAAGCAGCAAGAGAAAGCGTGTATCCAGTTTTCCGCAAGTCAGAAAAGGAGTTTGTGCCGCAAGAGTTCCAGCGCTACTTCGATAACCTGCTCACTTTCTTGGGGATAGAGTTGGGCCGTGCAGCGGCTAATAAAAAAGCACCTGCAATTGATTCCAGCTTATTGCGCTTAGCTGATAGCCTATTTGCGGCAATGGGGCTAACACCGCAAGAAAAGGCATTGCTACTCAGTGAGTATAAGCGCGTGTTAAAGACACGCAGCGAGCAACAGTCCCTCTTGGGGCTTTATCGCACACTGCTGCCTTCACTAATTATCTCGATTCGCTCTGATGGTATTCTAAATGTGCCGCGTCGGGAGTTTTCTACTGAAAAGTTCGTCATTCGAGCGGCGAATGACCGAGAAGAAAGCGCCGTCGCATTCAAGTCGGTGCGCGACAGTGTAGAGGCGGTGCTGACGCTGGGCGAGTTGTTAGTCGAGCGGCTACGGCGACCGCTAGAAAGCGATACGGTGCAGGTGGCGCTGAAACTTTCGCTGCCATTTTTGGCGCCCAATCTTCTGTTTGATGCGGCGCAAACGCTGGCTGATAAGGTGCGTGCGGAAAGCTCTGTGCCAATTGCAGATGGAATTGTGCGGGAAAATGAAAAAGTCATCTCGCGTGGTGAGGTAATTACTGACCTAACAAAGCGCAAATTAGACTCCTACATTCGAGCGAAGGCGGAGCGCGAGGTGCGCACGGGTGAGCTGCGGCTGTATATCGGCAAGCTGCTAATTGTGTTAATTATTTCATCACTATTTGCTGCCTACCTATACTTTTCACGCCCACAGATTTTTTTTGACAACACGCTGCTGCTTTTGCTAGTCAGCGTAATTTTGCTGGAGCTTTTAGCCGCATGGTATTCGGTGCAGCTGACGTGGTTGTCGCCTTATATTGTGCCAATTGGTCTTGCCTCAATTCTGCTCACGATTCTCTTTGATTCACGCACAGGCATTTTTGCCACCGTTACTATTTCGCTTCTGGCAGCAACCATTCGAGGCAATGACTTTTCATTTGCGCTGGCAACGCTGTTTGCAGGTGGGATGGGTGTCTTTTTTACACGCGATATTCGTCGGCGCGCGCAGGTTGCGCTCTCGGTGCTGTATGTGTTTCTGGGCTATGCTGTGGCAATTTTAGCCTTCAACTTTTCGCGTCTTGCCAGCTTTGAGGAAATTCTCAATGACCTGAAGTTTGCAGCCATTAGCTCATTGCTCTGCTTTCTTGTCTATCCAGCCCTGCTGCTGATTGAGAAAGTCTTTGGTATCACAACAGACCTCACGCTGCTGGAACTTTCTGATGCAAATCATCCACTTTTGCGGGAAATGGCAGCCAATGCACCGGGCACTTATACGCACACGATGCAAGTGAGCCTACTGGCAGAAGAAGCTGCCAATCGCATTGGGGCAAATGCCCTGCTGTGCCGCGTGGGCGCATACTTTCACGACATTGGCAAGCTACCACAAGCGCAATACTTTGCAGAAAACCAAGGAGCACATAACCCGCATGACGAACTGACTGCGATTACCAGCGGTCGCATCATTGGAGACCATGTAAAGCAAGGTATTGAGCTTGGACGTGCTTACAAATTGCCTCAGCGTGTCTTGGATTTCATCCCACAGCATCACGGCACAACGATGATTCACTTCTTCTACGACAAAGCGCTCAAGTTCTTCCCGCCTGACAAGCTCAATCCCGAAGACTTCCGATACCCAGGACCAAAACCGCAAAGCCGAGAAGCGGCAATTGTTATGTTGGCTGATGGTGTAGAAGCCTCTGTGCGCTCCCTAACTACGGCAAATGAAGAAACAATTGCGCAAATTATCGATACAGTCATTCGCAAACGGCTGGACGAAGACCAGTTTTCTGAATGCCCTTTGACATTTGCTGAGCTGAAAGCCATTAAAGAAAGCTTTATCAAGACTATTATTGCTCTGCGGCATAAGCGCGTCAAGTATCCAGGGCAGAAGATTTAAGCCTGCACCTAAGAAAAGCCTTGCACAGCATAAGTATCAGAAGCCTGCAGCCTCAAGCGCGGTGCAACTAAAAAAGCGGACAGGCAGCGCTTTAAGCTGCATCGCAGAACGGCTCGCTTTTTATTTTTGTGATTTTTTTCTAAATACGGCGGAGAAGCACATTGCCAAGAGCGTTATGCGTTGGAGCGCGCTTTCCTTAACCACTTGATTGGACAACAGCAATGGAGGACAGTCTCATTAACCCAAGCTTCAAGACGCTACCAGAGATGTTTGAGGGCGTCTTTAATTACTATAAAGGGCGCACTGACCACTATGCCTTGCTGCGGAAAGTAAATGGGCGCTATCAGGGCATTACACACGACGCACTAAGAGCTGATGTAGATGCCTTTGCAGCATACCTGCACAGTATCGGGATTCGCAAGGGAGACCGTGTGGCAATCCTTTCTGAAAATCGTCCCGAGTGGGTGGTATCCGATATGGCGATTCTCAAACTGGGTGCGATTGATGTGCCACTCTATCCTTCCCTGCCGCCCAATCAGATTGCGTATATCCTACAAAATTCAGAGGCAAAAGCGATTGTTGTGTCAACAGGCTTACAGCTCGGCAAGATTCGAAAAATTCGGCAAGAAGTGCCCTCGCTCACGCACGTTATTTCAATGAACCCTATTGATAACAAAGGCGACAGCGAAGTTGAGCTAGACGAAGCTAAGCAAATTGGACAAAGACTTGCAGCACAGTCGCCACTGAAGCCAGAGCCGATTGACGAAGAAGATATTGCGACGCTCATTTACACCAGTGGCACAACGGGGTTGCCTAAAGGTGTAATGCTCACGCATCGTAACATCTGCGAAAATATCAAGTCAAGCGTAGCGTGTTTGCCTGTTGACCAGAACGACCGTGCGCTGTCTTTTCTGCCGCTTTGCCACTCATATGAACGCACCGCAGGGTATTATGTGATGTTCGCCTGTGGCGTTCAGATATACTACGCTGAAAGCATTGATACCGTTAGTCTCAATATCACAGAGGCGAAGCCAACAATAGTTATTACAGTGCCGAGGCTATTCGAGCGGATTAAGTCTTCGCTGTTCAAGAATGTAGATGCAGGTCCCGCTGCGCGTAAGAAGCTCTTTTACTGGGCAATAGGTGTAGGACAGAAGGCATTCAAGGCAAAGCAGGCGGGAAGGATATCACCCCTGTTAGCTGTGCAATACAAACTGGCAGACAAGCTGGTTTTCAGCAAAATCCGTGAAAAGTTCGGTGGGTGTATTCGTTATTTTGTCTCAGGCGGTGCGGCGCTGCCGAAGGAGACAGGAGAGTTTTTTGCTGCAATGGGTATTACAATTCTCGAAGGGTTTGGTTTAACGGAGACTTCACCTGTGACACACGTCAATCGAATTGAGAAAGTAAAGTTTGGCACGGTAGGACCACCGATTAAAAATGTAGAGCAAAAAATTGCGCCTGATGGGGAGATTCTCATACGCGGCCCGAATGTGATGAAAGGATATTGGCGCGATGAAGCGGCTACACGCGAAGCAATTGAGCCAGATGGCTGGCTGCATACAGGCGATATCGGTGAAATTGATGAAGATGGCTACCTCAAAATCACCGACCGCAAAAAGCACATTATTGTCAATTCAGGTGGCAAAAATATTGCGCCACTACCAATTGAGAATATGATTCAGAATAGCCCGTTTGTAGACCAAGTTGTAGTGTTAGGTGAAAAGCGTCCGTTTCTGACCGCAGTGATTGTGCCGAACTTCGATGCTCTGCGTAACTTTGCCGAAAAAAATCACATTCAGTTTGAGAACAACAAAGACCTTATCCAGAAAGCAGAGATTCGAAAAATCTTTGAAGAGCATTTGCGCAACATTTCGCGTGAGCTAGCAAGCCACGAAAAGGTGCGCCGATTTATTCTTGCCCCTGAGCCTTTTACCATTGAAGCAGGCGAAATGACTCCGACCTTGAAAATCAAGCGCAAAGTGGTCGAAGAAAAGTTCAAGGCAGAGCTTGAGGAAATCTACAAGACCCTTGTGTATGAATCTGAATAAGAAGGGCAGGCCTTGTGCCTGCCCTCGCAGAGTAGTTTAGGTAGCCTGCTCAGGGGGAAAACCCTGCTAAGCTAACTTTCGGGCAGTTTCATAGCGCTCGCTCACATTCTCCCAGTTGATAATGGAGAAGATGGCATTTACATAGTCAGCGCGTCGGTTCTGATACTTGAGGTAGTAGGCGTGCTCCCAGACATCAATCACCAAGAGTGGCACAGCACCCCAAGTCGTGAGGTCTTGATGTTTTTCACATTGCAGAATGGTCAGCCGCTTTGCAAATGGTTGATAGGCTAGCACGCCCCAACCTGAGGCTTCAACCGAAATAGAGGCATTAGCAAGCTGCGCCTTGAATTTGTCAAAGCTGCCGAAGTCGGTATTAAGGGCTTTTTCTAAATCTCCTTTGGGCTTACCACTCTTAGCAGGGGCTGTGAGGTTTGTCCAGTAAATTGAGTGCAGAATATGCCCAGAGCCGTGAAAAGCAAGTTCACGAGACCAGTGCTTAATTAAGGCAAAGTCACCTGACTCACGAGCCTTTTGCAATTCTGCTTCTGCTTTATTAGCGCCTGCCACATAGCTGGCGTGGTGTTTGTCGTGATGCAGCTCAACCGTGGCTTTGTCAATGATGGGCTCGAGTGCATCTTTCGGGTAGGTCAGCTCTGGCAGTACATATTTGCCGCTGCTGTCGACAATTTGG
The genomic region above belongs to Chloroherpetonaceae bacterium and contains:
- the groES gene encoding co-chaperone GroES encodes the protein MKIQPLADRVVVRPAPAEEKTKGGLYIPDTGKEKPQYGEVVAVGEGKQTDNGTVIKPQVKVGQKVLYGKYSGTEINIDGEELLIMRESDIFAILN
- the groL gene encoding chaperonin GroEL (60 kDa chaperone family; promotes refolding of misfolded polypeptides especially under stressful conditions; forms two stacked rings of heptamers to form a barrel-shaped 14mer; ends can be capped by GroES; misfolded proteins enter the barrel where they are refolded when GroES binds) produces the protein MAAKLIYFNAEGRAALKRGVDKLADAVKVTLGPKGRNVVIEKKFGPPTVTKDGVTVAKEIELEDPLENMGAQMVREVASKTSDVAGDGTTTATVLAQAIFREGLKNVTAGANPMDLKRGIDMAVHAIVEELKKISRPISSKKEIAQVGTISANNDKEIGDLIAEAMEKVGKDGVITVEEAKGTETELKVVEGMQFDRGYLSPYFVTNAETMEAELEEPLILIHDKKISSMKDLLPILEKVVQMGKSLLIIAEEVEGEALATLVVNKLRGTLKVVAVKAPGFGDRRKAMLEDIAILTGGTVISEEKGYKLENATIAYLGQAKRVVVDKDNTTIVEGKGKSDQIKARINEIKMQIEKATSDYDKEKLQERLAKLSGGVAVINIGASTEVEMKEKKARVEDALHATRAAVQEGIVPGGGVALIRAARALDNLKPENDDQRTGIEIVRRAIEEPLRMIVANTGTMDGAVVLQKVKEGKDDFGFNARTEQYENLIQSGVVDPTKVTRTALENAASVASLLLTTEAVIVEKKEEEKTPAPAGGGMGGMY
- a CDS encoding energy transducer TonB — its product is MARSLASAIGLAGICLLAMSLQSGCSSCKKEEGLGLKRPDDSALIAQQKLMEEYQKTLAEPAQRSGEIQIEKKVTYTTVPAPESDQAGGTQIAKPKFNYQALDEVMENLQETLIPTVKSNAARLGKTGGAIAFNVVVTPDGKVKQINISQNDLDEQTANAVKAVINRTKFPTWNPAELKEYKSERIKIQF
- the clpP gene encoding ATP-dependent Clp endopeptidase proteolytic subunit ClpP, with translation MRGMLVPMVIETSGRGERAFDIFSRLLRERIVFYGTVVDDHSASLVMAQLIFLESEDPERDIYMYINSPGGSVSAGLGVYDTMQFIRPDVSTVCVGMAASMGALLLAAGAKGKRGSLPHARIMIHQPSGGAQGQETDILIMAREIERTRRMLDEILAKHTGQPIEKVHQDSERDRWMSAQEAKEYGIIDEIFEKRPMPDKKN
- a CDS encoding PaaI family thioesterase; amino-acid sequence: MNAALAYLQSRIGQSFGDQHPSPVGRWLNGTIRHAEAGEFIADFVVRPDMTNPVGILHGGIVATIMDEAMGIAIYTLDDTHFFVAINLAVDFLRSAKLGEVITARAKVVRRGRRIIHAECHISNASGDLLAKGSCNCVITELSKT
- the trpE gene encoding anthranilate synthase component I, which codes for MQKRICSAKKGVHFQLCPLIETHLADTETPISLFLKLGKPNACLLESVEGEERIARFSYIALEPFAIFQAWLSGRRELSILDEQFERLEALLDDSLPIPEQVQILLDAFSSPTLPNRIKMATSGAFGFIGYDAAAFIEKLPVPSKELPCSLPDIWLGFYDTLVVFDNVARKVALVTNYTSEHYRAAAEEKLCQLKQQLTAALNLADITLSKEQPEAIVSNLSREAYLQKVQRAKDYIFAGDVFQVQISQRLERRLNAKPFDVYRALRTINPSPYCYYFDLGSVQIIGSSPELLVSVTSHDGKRWVETRPIAGTRPRGETIEADIATAKDLLGDEKERAEHLMLIDLSRNDIGRIAKIGSVTVTEQMVIERYSHVMHLVSNVRGELREELSPLDAFWSCFPAGTLTGAPKIRAMEIIYELEQERRGLYGGAIGYIDFQGNLKMAIAIRTMIAQQTRGDARIYLQAAAGIVADSKPEKEYEETLSKMKAGLRALDMLITHH
- a CDS encoding HDIG domain-containing protein, which encodes MPLDKKTFRESKTVRVVIFIGFLAAVTALFPRNKISSLSYEVGSVWLQDDVTAPFTFPVYKKEEVYEQEKKAARESVYPVFRKSEKEFVPQEFQRYFDNLLTFLGIELGRAAANKKAPAIDSSLLRLADSLFAAMGLTPQEKALLLSEYKRVLKTRSEQQSLLGLYRTLLPSLIISIRSDGILNVPRREFSTEKFVIRAANDREESAVAFKSVRDSVEAVLTLGELLVERLRRPLESDTVQVALKLSLPFLAPNLLFDAAQTLADKVRAESSVPIADGIVRENEKVISRGEVITDLTKRKLDSYIRAKAEREVRTGELRLYIGKLLIVLIISSLFAAYLYFSRPQIFFDNTLLLLLVSVILLELLAAWYSVQLTWLSPYIVPIGLASILLTILFDSRTGIFATVTISLLAATIRGNDFSFALATLFAGGMGVFFTRDIRRRAQVALSVLYVFLGYAVAILAFNFSRLASFEEILNDLKFAAISSLLCFLVYPALLLIEKVFGITTDLTLLELSDANHPLLREMAANAPGTYTHTMQVSLLAEEAANRIGANALLCRVGAYFHDIGKLPQAQYFAENQGAHNPHDELTAITSGRIIGDHVKQGIELGRAYKLPQRVLDFIPQHHGTTMIHFFYDKALKFFPPDKLNPEDFRYPGPKPQSREAAIVMLADGVEASVRSLTTANEETIAQIIDTVIRKRLDEDQFSECPLTFAELKAIKESFIKTIIALRHKRVKYPGQKI
- a CDS encoding long-chain fatty acid--CoA ligase, coding for MEDSLINPSFKTLPEMFEGVFNYYKGRTDHYALLRKVNGRYQGITHDALRADVDAFAAYLHSIGIRKGDRVAILSENRPEWVVSDMAILKLGAIDVPLYPSLPPNQIAYILQNSEAKAIVVSTGLQLGKIRKIRQEVPSLTHVISMNPIDNKGDSEVELDEAKQIGQRLAAQSPLKPEPIDEEDIATLIYTSGTTGLPKGVMLTHRNICENIKSSVACLPVDQNDRALSFLPLCHSYERTAGYYVMFACGVQIYYAESIDTVSLNITEAKPTIVITVPRLFERIKSSLFKNVDAGPAARKKLFYWAIGVGQKAFKAKQAGRISPLLAVQYKLADKLVFSKIREKFGGCIRYFVSGGAALPKETGEFFAAMGITILEGFGLTETSPVTHVNRIEKVKFGTVGPPIKNVEQKIAPDGEILIRGPNVMKGYWRDEAATREAIEPDGWLHTGDIGEIDEDGYLKITDRKKHIIVNSGGKNIAPLPIENMIQNSPFVDQVVVLGEKRPFLTAVIVPNFDALRNFAEKNHIQFENNKDLIQKAEIRKIFEEHLRNISRELASHEKVRRFILAPEPFTIEAGEMTPTLKIKRKVVEEKFKAELEEIYKTLVYESE
- a CDS encoding superoxide dismutase, whose protein sequence is MPTSTSRRSFLKAASFTSAGVMLAGLPALEASPRTESAWLKLWLLDQIVDSSGKYVLPELTYPKDALEPIIDKATVELHHDKHHASYVAGANKAEAELQKARESGDFALIKHWSRELAFHGSGHILHSIYWTNLTAPAKSGKPKGDLEKALNTDFGSFDKFKAQLANASISVEASGWGVLAYQPFAKRLTILQCEKHQDLTTWGAVPLLVIDVWEHAYYLKYQNRRADYVNAIFSIINWENVSERYETARKLA